The Hemicordylus capensis ecotype Gifberg chromosome 6, rHemCap1.1.pri, whole genome shotgun sequence genome window below encodes:
- the LOC128329046 gene encoding insulin receptor substrate 1-like, which yields MDPGMDPAFPDVRLSGYLRKQKSQHRRYFVLRCASERGPARLEYYENEKKFRADGLGARPKKTFPLASALNINKRADARHRHLIVLYGREGTFGVAAENGEQQQLWYAAMVELHCKGKAPSSGGVREAVAPGLAFKEVWQVSLRPRGLGHTRNLAGTYLLCLTEKTINFVKLNCDVAAVVLQLLSVRRCGHSENYFFMEVGRSAATGPGELWMQVEDLVVAQNMHETILEAMKALSEEFRVRGRSQALGVSSSTPISVPLGNPPASQGACPWRPHPDGTPCLGWSPRPPGQKAAGASKPDSLSDYSAPSSDEGGSSPGDSRPPGTPDPLSFLGAGGELDYISMGKLASPDNAHCLAKWALGSEPHKRASLPPLTLDKDGPGLPRAGQPKLQPAVVWASYPEGLNLRGADPGYMAMLPGVAMSAEEERDYVPMSPGSVSPPRESGGYMLMSPSEGCSPDGHGPWVPARGGGRSLGSDYMNMSPISRSASSTPPEYSPLQAMPGGAAFCSLPRSYGRHAPRALPCPFHPGRLSCSSSTSSESLEELVGLPARRPLGLLVDPPGGGQEVLAAARSPGDHVSIEHHSRGGADDVSLLDLPAAPAQSPGCYAEVAPGAPLVRAEPHARRRHGAETFPEAERNGALLPPEAQADLGLNYIDLDLAKEPAPALRPLAGPAQGGPPHPYARIDFHRSGELRGGHADSEGAES from the exons ATGGACCCCGGGATGGACCCTGCTTTCCCGGACGTCCGCTTGAGCGGCTACCTGCGCAAGCAGAAGTCCCAGCACCGCCGCTACTTTGTGCTGCGCTGTGCCAGCGAGCGGGGGCCGGCCCGCCTCGAGTACTATGAGAACGAGAAGAAGTTCCGTGCAGACGGCCTGGGCGCCCGCCCCAAGAAGACCTTCCCCTTGGCCAGCGCGCTCAACATCAACAAGCGTGCGGACGCCCGGCACAGGCACCTGATTGTCTTGTACGGGCGCGAGGGCACCTTCGGTGTGGCCGCGGAGAacggagagcagcagcagctgtggtacGCAGCCATGGTGGAGCTGCATTGCAAGG GGAAAGCGCCCTCCTCGGGTGGCGTCAGGGAGGCGGTGGCGCCCGGCCTGGCCTTCAAGGAGGTCTGGCAGGTCAGCCTGCGGCCCAGAGGTTTGGGGCACACCAGGAACCTGGCGGGGACCTACCTCCTGTGCCTGACGGAGAAGACCATCAACTTCGTGAAGCTGAACTGTGACGTGGCCGCTGTCGTCCTGCAGCTGCTCAGCGTCCGGCGCTGCGGCCACTCGGAGAACTACTTCTTCATGGAGGTGGGGCGCTCGGCCGCGACCGGCCCCGGGGAGCTGTGGATGCAGGTCGAGGACCTGGTGGTGGCCCAGAACATGCACGAGACCATCTTGGAGGCCATGAAGGCCCTGAGCGAGGAGTTCCGGGTGCGGGGCAGAAGCCAGGCCCTGGGggtctcctcctccacccccatctCCGTGCCCCTCGGCAACCCGCCAGCCAGCCAAGGGGCCTGCCCCTGGAGGCCCCACCCAGACGGGACGCCCTGCTTGGGCTGGAGCCCCAGGCCCCCGGGGCAGAAGGCCGCGGGGGCCAGCAAGCCGGACTCCTTGAGCGATTATAGCGCCCCCTCATCGGACGAGGGGGGCTCCAGCCCGGGGGACTCTCGGCCCCCCGGCACTCCTGACCCGCTGAGTTTCCTGggggctggaggagagctggactacATCTCCATGGGCAAGCTGGCCTCCCCGGACAACGCCCACTGCCTGGCCAAGTGGGCGCTGGGCTCAGAGCCCCACAAGCGAGCTTCTCTGCCTCCCCTGACGCTGGACAAGGACGGGCCCGGCCTGCCCCGAGCCGGGCAACCCAAGCTCCAGCCCGCCGTGGTCTGGGCCAGCTACCCCGAGGGGCTGAACCTCCGCGGGGCGGATCCTGGCTACATGGCCATGCTGCCCGGCGTCGCCATGAGCGCGGAGGAGGAGCGGGACTATGTCCCCATGAGCCCGGGCAGTGTCTCCCCGCCCCGCGAAAGCGGCGGCTACATGCTGATGTCCCCCAGCGAGGGCTGCTCCCCGGACGGGCACGGCCCCTGGGTGCCGGCCCGCGGAGGAGGCCGCTCTCTGGGCAGTGACTACATGAACATGTCCCCCATCAGCCGCTCGGCCTCCAGCACCCCGCCGGAGTACAGCCCCCTGCAGGCCATGCCCGGCGGGGCGGCCTTCTGCTCCCTGCCCCGCTCCTACGGGCGCCACGCCCCCCGGGCGCTCCCCTGCCCCTTCCACCCGGGGCgcctctcctgctcctcttccaccaGCTCCGAGAGCCTGGAGGAGCTGGTGGGCCTCCCGGCGCGGCGGCCCCTTGGCCTGCTCGTGGACCCACCCGGAGGGGGCCAGGAGGTGCTGGCCGCAGCCCGGAGCCCCGGGGACCACGTCAGCATCGAGCACCACTCCCGAGGAGGGGCCGACGACGTCAGCCTGCTGGACCTGCCAGCCGCCCCGGCCCAGTCGCCCGGCTGCTACGCGGAGGTGGCGCCGGGTGCCCCGCTGGTGCGGGCAGAGCCCCACGCGAGGAGGCGCCACGGCGCGGAGACCTTCCCCGAGGCGGAGAGGAATGGGGCGCTGCTGCCCCCCGAGGCCCAGGCGGACCTGGGGCTGAACTACATTGACCTGGACCTGGCGAAGGAGCCGGCCCCTGCCCTGCGCCCCTTGGCCGGCCCTGCCCAAGGGGGCCCTCCGCACCCCTACGCCCGCATCGACTTCCATCGCTCGGGGGAGCTCCGGGGGGGCCATGCAGACTCCGAGGGAGCAG AGTCCTGA